The following nucleotide sequence is from Candidatus Latescibacterota bacterium.
TAAAGGAAAGGATCATCGAGTTCCTCGCTGTTGTGAAACTGGTCGGCAAGCTCAAGGGACCCATATTGTGCTTTGTTGGTCCTCCTGGAGTAGGGAAGACATCGCTGGGAAGATCGATTGCAGACGCGGTGGACAGGAAATTCGTCAGAGTATCCCTTGGGGGTACCAGAGATGAAGCTGAGATCAGGGGGCACAGAAGGACATATATCGGCTCGATGCCTGGAAGGATCGTTCAGGGACTCAAGACCGCCGGAACCAGGAACCCGGTCTTCCTTCTCGACGAGATAGATAAATTGAGCAGCGATTTCAGGGGTGACCCATCGTCGGCGCTTCTCGAAGTCCTCGACCCGGAACAGAATAACACCTTCAGCGACAATTACCTCGAGGTCGAGTTCGATCTCAGCGAAGTGATGTTTATCACTACGGCAAATGTTCTATATACGGTGCCGCCCGCCCTTCTTGACAGGATGGAGATCATCAGGCTTCCGGGATATCTTCTTCATGAAAAGATCAAGATCGCACAGAAGTTCCTTATGCCGAAGCAGCTGAAGGAGCATGGTATAAGGCCCGAGCAGCTCAAGGTGTCCGAAGCTACACTCAGAGTCATCATCCAGAAGTATACCCGTGAGTCGGGTGTAAGGAATCTCGAGAGGGAGCTGGCCTCGATCTGCAGAAAGGTAGCAAGGAAGCTCGCCACCGATGAAAGCAGCAGTGGAGTAAGGATAACGAAGAATAATATCGAGAATTATCTTGGTATTCCGAAATATACAGAGAGCGAGATCGACAAAAAACAGTCGATCGGAATGGCCACAGCCCTTGCGTGGACTGAGGTGGGTGGAGAGATACTTAATATAGAAGTGACGATCATGCCCGGTAAGGGCGAACTGATCCTCACCGGCCAGTTGGGCGATGTCATGCAGGAGTCAGCGAAGATCGCTCTGAGTTTCGCCAGGACAAAGGCGAGGGTACTCGATCTCGAAAACGATTTTTTCTCAACGATAGACGTTCATATACATGTGCCCGAGGGAGCGATACCGAAGGACGGACCGAGCGCCGGCGTGGCGATCGGTACAGCTCTTATCTCATCCTTCTTTGATATTCCGGTGAAAAGGGATGTGGCAATGACAGGAGAACTCACCTTGAGGGGAAAGGTCCTTCCCATCGGAGGACTGAACGAGAAAGCAGTGGCTGCATTGAGAGCCGGCGTGAAGACGCTGGTTCTGCCGAAGGGAAACGAGAAGGACATCAAGGAGCTTCCTGAGGAAGTAAAGAAGAAGATGAAGATAGTAATCGCCGACACGATAGATGACGTTCTGGAAAACGCGCTGGTAAAGAAGCTCGATTGGGGCATTAAGCACCGCAGGCGTATTGGTGGCTTTTTTAGCGACAATGCGCCAAAATCGGCTAACTAACGGAAAATAAACCAGTGAAGATAAAAAGTCTCAATCTGGCAGCCACCGAACTGAGCCTCACAAGGTTTCCCAAAACCTCGATGCGGGAAGTCGCTATAGCGGGACGGTCCAATGTGGGCAAATCGTCCCTGCTCAACACCCTTCTTTCCAGAAAGAACATAGCCAGAGTCAGCAGGGCCCCTGGGAAGACCCGCACTGTGAATTTTTTCCTCATCAACGACAGGTTCCACCTGGTCGATCTTCCCGGCTACGGTTACGCAAAGGTGTCAAAGGTGATGCGAGCCGAATGGAACGGTATTATCAGAAAATATCTGGCTGAGAGGGAAAACCTCTCAGGAGTGATCCAGCTGATCGATTCGAGACACCCTCCAACAAGGGACGATCTTGAGATGATCCAGAACCTTGTCGACGGTGAAAGGAAATTTCTGATAGTATTTACCAAAGCCGATAAGATCAGAGGAAACGCGAAGGCAAAAATGCTGAAGGAATTTCGTTCGTATTTTGATGGTTTCTCGATAGGCCGCTTCACAGGAGGGCCGGATCAGGAAGAATTCGAGATACCGATGGTGTTATCTTCGGCGAAAACAGGTTTGGGGCGCGACGATATCTGGAGATGGATCGCGTCCAGGCTTTGAGCAGCGACGGGCGGAATGACTCAATCGAAAAAAACTATACTACTTCTTACTCCTGGCCCGGTCCATATCCAATCCAAAGCATGGGCAGGTCTCGAACATATTCATCACAGGACTGAACGGTTCAGGGAAATAGTCCGAGAATCCAGCACGTTGACAGGAGTCCTTGCAGGGACTTCGAGGGACGTATTTTTTCTGACCGCTTCAGGTTCGGGCGCGATGGAATCGGCCATCTGCAATCTTACTGTTCCAGGTACAAGTGTCATGACTGTCTCCGGAGGAAAATTCGGGGACAGATGGACAGAGCTGGCCCGGGCCTTTGGCTGCGACGTCGATCCTGTACTTTTTGATCCCGGAAAGAGGATCGATATCTCCACCATCCTCGACAGGATGAAGAAGAAGACGCCTGAAGTCATTACTCTGGCTCATGTGGAATCGTCGACAGGGCTGCTTCTCGAGCTCAGGGAGCTTCTTGAATCCCTGCCAGAACCGCGGCCACTGGTCGTCCTCGATGCTGTCGCTTCCCTTGGAAGCGAGGAGATCAGGATGGACGAATGGGGGATAGACCTGCTGGTTTCGGCCGGGCAGAAGGCCCTGGCCGCCCCTCCGGGAATAAGCCTTGTGATCGCAAGTGAAAAAGCTGCGTGTGTCTACAAAAAGAACGATAACAGGAAATATTATTTTTCATATGGGCGGTATGAGGAAGGGATGTCGACAATGGATACTCCTTTCACGCCAGCTGTCCAGTCCCTGCAGATCATGCATGATTCACTTCTTAAGATGAAGAACGATGGTGTCGAGAAGGCCAGGAACAGGCATTCAGTCTTCGCGCAGGCTTTTCTACGGGCGGCGTCAATTTTGGGGCTGAGAAGCTTTCCTGAAGTCCCCTCTGCATCCGTACAGGCTCTCAGGATGCCGCCAGAAGTGATCGCGGATGAAATACTTTCGTATCTTGTGGATGAAAAGGGGCTTATGCTGACAGGAGGCCAGGGTGAGCTGAAGGGGAAGGTGATCCGTACAGGGTTTCTCGGAGTTCATTGCGGCGGAGTCATCAGGAGCCTGGTCGAAGGACTCGCCGGTGCTCTTCGCGAGCAGGGGCTGGACGGGGACCTGGACAGAGCCCTGGACGAGCTTTCAGTCCTTAAAACCTGGCCCGACAGTCCCCTGAGGAAACTTTGAATTATTGATGATATTCATTCTGAGCTACTTGACATAAATTGTTGAACAGGATATAATTAATCTGTAACAAGGAGGTGCGATTGCGACCTGAGCTAAAGAAGCGAGGTCTCGCCGTGCTGATTGTGTGTTCGCTGCTTCTTGGCGCGGGCATTTCCAACAGCTCGGAAGACTTCATGAAAAGACTTCCTCTCTACGACCGATTCAGATGTGCCATCTGTCATGGCGTGTCCACACCGACGACCGGCAATGCCCCCCTTAACTTTTTTGGGACGGCATTTCACCAGAACGGCGACAAGTGGGATTCCAGCCTGGCCGATCTGGACTCTGATGGTGACGGCTTCGAGAACGGCTTCGAACTTGGGGACAACGAGGGTGACGGCATTCCGGATGCAGATAACGTGCGAAGCAACCCAGGAGATCCGTCGGAGACTCCCAGTTCATTGCCTCCGAAAACCTGGGGTGTCATCAAGAAGTTGTTCAAAGAATAGCGATCCAACAGCAGAAGATAGCAGCGATACCGCCATCTGGCGGTTTTTTTGTGTCCTCTCAGGGGGGTGGGAAACCATGATGACAATCCCTTCCAGAGACTGTCACTCCGGGAATAAATGAGTTGCACTCGAAGTGGCTATAACATAGACTTCACGCTGGCCGTTGGTCGCAGTTTTTATAAAAACAGGAGTATAGAATATGTCAGCTACGGTAATACTGGGTGGTCAGTGGGGAGATGAGGGGAAGGCAAAGGTAGTCGATTTCCTCATGCCGCACCACGATGTCGTGATACGGTTCCAGGGGGGCGCGAATGCCGGCCATACCGTAGTGACTGATGTGGGAAAGTTCGCTTTTCATCAGATCCCGTCAGGACTTCTTTATCCGGAGATCACAGGCCTGCTTGGAAATGGGATGGTGATAGATCCCTTCGGATTTCTCGAAGAGCTTCGTGACCTGATCTCAAGAGGGATAGATATCAGCCATCGTCTTTTCATCAGTTCAGCGGCCCATGTGGTCATGCCCCAGCACAAACTCCTCGACAATCTGCTTGAATCCGAGCTGAAAAAGGACAGTATCGGCTCCACAAAGAAGGGTATAGGCCCTGCCTACTCAGACAAATACACGAGACGCGGGATGAGGATGGGGGATTTCCTGCTTCCCACCGACAAGCTTCATGAATTGATAACCGAAATTGTTGAAAGCGCCAACAGGCAGATCAAGTTGCTGGGAGCGCCTCCTCTTTCACCGAAGAAAGTAGCCGCCGACCTGATAAACATCAGGGAACTCCTTTCGCAGATGATCATTGATTCTCAGGAACTGGTTTTCAAGTGGAAGCGCGAGGGTAAAAGGATCATGCTCGAGGGTGCCCAGGGGACCCTTCTGGATATAGACCATGGGACGTATCCGTTTGTCACTTCGAGTTCGTGTTCGATAGGTGGAGCGATGACAGGAAGCGGACTGGCAGCTTCGGATATCGACAGGGTGATCGGGATCTTCAAGGCCTATACGACCCGTGTGGGGAATGGCCCATTTCCGACCGAGCTTGACGGGGATGACGGGAAATATCTTGCGGATAAGGGGAACGAGTTCGGTACGACGACAGGTCGTCCACGAAGATGCGGCTGGCTCGACCTGGTCGCGGCAAGATACGCCGTCCAATTGAACGGACTCTCAGAGATCGCGTTGACGAAGCTCGACGTCCTGGAAGGTATGGAGAAAGTGAAGGTATGTACGGCCTACGAACTGGACGGTAAGAGGATCGGATATTTCCCGCAGAACGCGGGAATGCTGTCGAGGTGCAAGCCTGTCCTGGAAGAATTTCCCGGTTGGGAAGGAAACGGCGACGAGAGTGGCGATTATGATGCGTTGCCAGAAAACGCCAGGAAATATGTCGAGATGCTCGAGGAGAGGCTTGAGGTAAAGGCATCGTTCATATCGCACGGACCCGAGCGCAAGAAGACTATCATAAGGGACGGCTTCTAAACAGGTTGACAGGGCAGTCTGCTCTTATTAAATTGATACTTCCGCCGTCTGAAAACGGCATCAAATAGACTTACGCATTGTATGGGCCGCTAGCTCATCTGGTAGAGCACCTGCCTTTTAAGCAGGTGGTGCTGGGTTCAAGTCCCGGGCGGCTCATTTTTTATTCTCTTAAATAACAATAAGTTATATATACTTGAGTCTGTTTGACCTTCCCCCATCTATACTACCAGGCACTGAGTTAGAAATTCTTCACTTAATCGAAGCAGGTATAGCCCCCCTACATATTGACTTCACCTGATTATGGTAGTACAGTGGTGCCTCTAAAGGAATCTACTCAAATTATATGGAGGGGACTATGAAGCATACGGTACGCTTGATACAGCTTTCGATTGTTACCGTCTTAATATTAACCTCAGGGGCGAATGCTGAATGGATTGATAATGGGACACCTATTTGTGTTAAACCCGGGAACCAGTGGGGACCCAAGTTGGTGCCTGATGGCCTTGGTGGGGCGATAATATGCTGGGTATCCAGTGAGGAAGCCCCTTTGGGATATGATGTGTATGCACAAAGAATTGATACATACGGAAATGTTCAGTGGTCTGAGGATGGATCCCTGATTTGCTCAAACGAACACCACCAGCATTACACTCAAATAGTCTCAAATCTCTCCGGGGGTGCGTTCATATTTTGGCATGAGGAATTATCAGGGGAATATGAAGAACCTGAGCTTTTTGTTCAGCAAATAAATGCTGATGGAGAAAAATTGTGGGGGCCAGATGGTATTAAATTATGCGAGCGGAATTTTTTCATGTGGGTTCATGCAATTCCAGATTCCTGTGGCGGTGTATATGTGACCTGGTACGATTGGAGTGGTGGTTACGGTGATGTTTACTGTCTTAGGCTTGATGCTTCAGGTAATAGTGTGTGGGGAGAGAAATTGAATCTTAGTCCACCTGATGGTCCAACTGATCTTGGACAACAATATTCTACGCTAGCACCGGACGGTTCCGGTGGTGTTTATGTTGTTTGGGAGGATGGTAGATTTGGGTTTGACAGGAGGATATTTGCACAAAGAGTCGATTCTACTGGAAACTCATTCTGGGGTGGTTTTGGGATCTCGATAGGCTCGGTAAGGTCGGCTGATTGGCAAACTGGGTCCTTCCCGAAGGCTCATTATGATGGGCAGGGTGGATGTATCGTTGTCTGGAAAGGTGAAGATCAGTTTGGAGTCGACAAAATTTATTTGCAGAGAATTGATGGTGTCGGAAATATATTGTGGGGGACTAGCGGTAAAGTTATTTCTGAAACGGAATCAGTGCAAACAGCACCTGAAGCAATCATTAATGAAGAAGGAAATTTGATTGTTACATGGGTTGACTATCGTTTAGCCGAGGATAGGCCGAGAGTTTACGCCCAAAAATTCAATTTATCTGGAAATCCGTTATGGAGTGAAGATGGTGTGCTGGTAGGGGAAGCTGATAAAGGGGGCGCAGGAGATCCCCAGCTTATTAGTGATGGTGAAAGTGGGGTCTATGTAACCTGGGTTTGGGAAAGTGATGTTGGCGTTCAACACATTGATGCTGATGGCAATTTGCTTTGGGGGCTTCATGGAGTGGCTGCTTGCAACGCAGCTCGAAATCAAACTAGACCCAGGATATGCTCGAATGAAAATGGTGGGATTATTGTTGCTTGGACCGATGATAGGAACCATAACTACGATATATATGCATCAAATATTGATGATTCAAGTATACTTCCTATAAGCACAGCCTTGTTGTCCTATTCCATCAATGAACATGTCGATGGATTTGTTATAGATTGGGAAGTAAACGATGTACTAGAGGTGGCAGAATTTATCATATGGCGATATACATTTCCCTTCGAAGAAGCAACGCATCTTGCTTCCATAAATCCACAGGAGGGCCAAATAGCCTATGCATAT
It contains:
- the yihA gene encoding ribosome biogenesis GTP-binding protein YihA/YsxC, which translates into the protein MKIKSLNLAATELSLTRFPKTSMREVAIAGRSNVGKSSLLNTLLSRKNIARVSRAPGKTRTVNFFLINDRFHLVDLPGYGYAKVSKVMRAEWNGIIRKYLAERENLSGVIQLIDSRHPPTRDDLEMIQNLVDGERKFLIVFTKADKIRGNAKAKMLKEFRSYFDGFSIGRFTGGPDQEEFEIPMVLSSAKTGLGRDDIWRWIASRL
- a CDS encoding aminotransferase class V-fold PLP-dependent enzyme, with the translated sequence MTQSKKTILLLTPGPVHIQSKAWAGLEHIHHRTERFREIVRESSTLTGVLAGTSRDVFFLTASGSGAMESAICNLTVPGTSVMTVSGGKFGDRWTELARAFGCDVDPVLFDPGKRIDISTILDRMKKKTPEVITLAHVESSTGLLLELRELLESLPEPRPLVVLDAVASLGSEEIRMDEWGIDLLVSAGQKALAAPPGISLVIASEKAACVYKKNDNRKYYFSYGRYEEGMSTMDTPFTPAVQSLQIMHDSLLKMKNDGVEKARNRHSVFAQAFLRAASILGLRSFPEVPSASVQALRMPPEVIADEILSYLVDEKGLMLTGGQGELKGKVIRTGFLGVHCGGVIRSLVEGLAGALREQGLDGDLDRALDELSVLKTWPDSPLRKL
- the lon gene encoding endopeptidase La, which codes for MGRKHDNNISEFDQIFPIVPLRDVVIFPSMATAILVGRQPSVNAVERAIESDKLLLVITQKNPTENDPGPEDMYMVGTIVRIGLFFRLPDGTIKLMLEGISRVRVKEYIEDGNYLSARVEPVEIDDSMSREIEALTRKVETLFTDYVRMNHRIPNEVLLSLQTIDDRSSLADTVAAQLLLRNDVKQNILETDNLEERFMMLSRILAEELEILEVEKDIDEKVSSQVQKSQKELFLHEKMKAIRDELGHGDEMAQFQDMKRRIRKARMSRSAQKIAYKELDRLKMMSPMTPEATVVRNYLDILTALPWKTRTKDNLDLDEVKKRLDADHYGLAKVKERIIEFLAVVKLVGKLKGPILCFVGPPGVGKTSLGRSIADAVDRKFVRVSLGGTRDEAEIRGHRRTYIGSMPGRIVQGLKTAGTRNPVFLLDEIDKLSSDFRGDPSSALLEVLDPEQNNTFSDNYLEVEFDLSEVMFITTANVLYTVPPALLDRMEIIRLPGYLLHEKIKIAQKFLMPKQLKEHGIRPEQLKVSEATLRVIIQKYTRESGVRNLERELASICRKVARKLATDESSSGVRITKNNIENYLGIPKYTESEIDKKQSIGMATALAWTEVGGEILNIEVTIMPGKGELILTGQLGDVMQESAKIALSFARTKARVLDLENDFFSTIDVHIHVPEGAIPKDGPSAGVAIGTALISSFFDIPVKRDVAMTGELTLRGKVLPIGGLNEKAVAALRAGVKTLVLPKGNEKDIKELPEEVKKKMKIVIADTIDDVLENALVKKLDWGIKHRRRIGGFFSDNAPKSAN
- a CDS encoding adenylosuccinate synthase codes for the protein MSATVILGGQWGDEGKAKVVDFLMPHHDVVIRFQGGANAGHTVVTDVGKFAFHQIPSGLLYPEITGLLGNGMVIDPFGFLEELRDLISRGIDISHRLFISSAAHVVMPQHKLLDNLLESELKKDSIGSTKKGIGPAYSDKYTRRGMRMGDFLLPTDKLHELITEIVESANRQIKLLGAPPLSPKKVAADLINIRELLSQMIIDSQELVFKWKREGKRIMLEGAQGTLLDIDHGTYPFVTSSSCSIGGAMTGSGLAASDIDRVIGIFKAYTTRVGNGPFPTELDGDDGKYLADKGNEFGTTTGRPRRCGWLDLVAARYAVQLNGLSEIALTKLDVLEGMEKVKVCTAYELDGKRIGYFPQNAGMLSRCKPVLEEFPGWEGNGDESGDYDALPENARKYVEMLEERLEVKASFISHGPERKKTIIRDGF
- a CDS encoding T9SS type A sorting domain-containing protein, with the protein product MKHTVRLIQLSIVTVLILTSGANAEWIDNGTPICVKPGNQWGPKLVPDGLGGAIICWVSSEEAPLGYDVYAQRIDTYGNVQWSEDGSLICSNEHHQHYTQIVSNLSGGAFIFWHEELSGEYEEPELFVQQINADGEKLWGPDGIKLCERNFFMWVHAIPDSCGGVYVTWYDWSGGYGDVYCLRLDASGNSVWGEKLNLSPPDGPTDLGQQYSTLAPDGSGGVYVVWEDGRFGFDRRIFAQRVDSTGNSFWGGFGISIGSVRSADWQTGSFPKAHYDGQGGCIVVWKGEDQFGVDKIYLQRIDGVGNILWGTSGKVISETESVQTAPEAIINEEGNLIVTWVDYRLAEDRPRVYAQKFNLSGNPLWSEDGVLVGEADKGGAGDPQLISDGESGVYVTWVWESDVGVQHIDADGNLLWGLHGVAACNAARNQTRPRICSNENGGIIVAWTDDRNHNYDIYASNIDDSSILPISTALLSYSINEHVDGFVIDWEVNDVLEVAEFIIWRYTFPFEEATHLASINPQEGQIAYAYEDDTCEPNSKYQYRVDVLIDGTRVVLFETDEVTTPSIRVKIYQNIPNPFNPSTNISFYIPQSGDVLLQVFDVEGKRVRTLSDKPYDKGRHEVIWDGVSDSGDPVASGVYFYRLTTGKETISKKMVLLR